Genomic segment of Triticum aestivum cultivar Chinese Spring chromosome 6A, IWGSC CS RefSeq v2.1, whole genome shotgun sequence:
CCCTTGAGGAGTTTCTTGAGGTCCTTGATGAGTTCGAGCTCGCTCTCATCCTCGGAGAACGACACGTCTAGATCCCAAACCTTGAAGATAGAATCCCTTGACTCTGCCTGCTCGATGACTTCAGATGAAACCAGCTCATCTGCAGTGTATCCGTCCATTTGCCTGCCATGCTCATCTGCACCTCTAATTACATTTGTACCGTCCCCAACCTCAGTAGCATCCTTGTCATCATCGCTATTGCCTTGTTGCTCCATGTCTACATTATCATCCTGAGTATCTTTTTCCACATGCAGAGTGTGGGATTCTGCCTCTGAAAGTACATGGGTGCCTTGGTCAAGCATGACCTCAGTGGTATCACGGGAATCTTCCATTGGCTCTTGAAGGGAGTCAAGCAAGGCTTGCTTCATTGCACCCCAGTCTTCATCTGACAGTTCAGAAGTCTGCACAAAACACGAATCAGCCCAAGCTGCCTCCTCAGGTGAAAGTTCGACTTCCTTTTCATTTGACTTAATTGATTCCAAAATAGCAGGCAAGAAATCATCGGATCCGGAAGTCACAGCCTGCTCTTCGTCTAGATTTGGTTCAGTGAGCAGAGCTGAGATATCTCCATCTTCAGAAATCATGGTCATTCACCGCAATGAGCAGCACCTTAGCAAGCAAGGGGTGTACAGCACCTGAAAAATTGAATTGACAATGGGGAAATTGGTTCATAAGGCTAGAGAAGAGGCAGCACAGACATACATATGTAAGATAGATGTAATCAGATCATGAAAGTTTAGTGTAAAAGATGAAGCCTGGGAAAATGCCATCGTATTTAACTAGAGCAAAGATAAAAGAGGGAAGTAGTTATTTCTGTGATTAATTGTGATAATCAGCTTCTCAGCAGAGCAGCAAACTAGTGATCAAGTAAAACAAAATGAGCTGGTCAAGCATGGCTACCATAGAGCACATTAGTTCAGCACACCTGAGATCAAGATAAAGAATCAACTTCTATAGAGATTATGAGCTCAATCAACAGGCACGCACCAAATGATACTTATCAGTAACTCTTATTAAGGCACAAGGTGGACCATGCCCGTATAATTTCTAAAATGGGAGCCTGCCACAAAATCTGGTAGTATTATCCTGAACGTGACAAAGTATTTTCCAAGTTGAGTCAAAAGCTCCTGCCAAGGATTCCAACATGTATGCCAACCAAAATTTGTAGATTAGATTTGCTGTCATTGACGATTGTACTGACAAGCCTGAGGGAGAGAGAGTACAGGACACAaagcaaagcaaaaaaaaaaaaacttgcatATAAATGTCTTAAGCTACATTCAGAGAATGCAGAATTATACTGTATTCCTGGTCATATCTGACAAACAATATGCCAAAGAGCAGGAAGAAAATAAATAAGATCAAACAAAGGACTGCGTTTAAATGAACTCATTGATCAGTCAGTGCTCAGCATCACATTTGTACAAGCTAAATTGCAGCAGAACTGCAGACTCTGAAGCAACCCTGAAGGGTGTTGCCCACCACCTCCAATAATAATCCATAAAAGAGGTGCCATTGCCATTTCAAACTAATGTCCGAACAAATAAAACTACGAAGGAATTCCGAGCACTAGGAACTAGATGGCAGAAAGGTTCTGCGACATTTTTATGTTTGGGGGAAAAAAGGATCTGCGCAAACCTCATGCAGCCATTCCATCCCTAAATCGCACGGGGATTCGGTGCCGAAATCGCGACAGGCGGTCTACTGGACCAAAGGAACGTGCAACGCCCCTGCAGAATGTTCTAACAACCAGCCGAAAGAATCAAGATCAAATCAAATCCTAGGGTTTGGATTTGGGGTTTCTATGGTTCGTCGCAGAACAGGTGTGCCTTTCTAGGGTCCTAAGGCTCTTCACATCCGTAAGGTAAGATATTACCGGAAAGATAAAATTGCACAAAGCCTATGATCCAACACGATTCTAGATTTCTAGGTGAAAGGaggagggagcggcggcggcaCCTTGTGGCTGCAGAGATGCGGAGAGGCCGAGCGAGGGCTCCTCGAGTTCCGCTCGGTCGCACCGATGTCGAAGAGGGAGGCGAGACGTCGCTCGCTCTCAATCAATCAGGGGCGCTCCGGCACGGCGAGCCTCCTTTTCCGTCCGCCGTGGTACGGTGCGCGCGGCGTCGTGGAGTCGCCGGGGCGCAGGGAAAGGGGATGGAGTCGTTCTGAGAGACCGGTGGGCTGGCTCCGTGTAGACGCGTGTGGGTTGCTCCCGAAACGCGCGGTGGTGTTTAGCACAGAGGTGTCGCTAAACGTGCGGTGGGCCGGCCCAACACCGGAAAAAAATCGGTGCTAGCTCAAAACCGGTTGGAAAAAAAATGGTGGTTCCTGTCTCCAAAGAAACCAACTACATTTCCTTTTACAGATTTTTAAAAATCATGagtaaaaatgttcatgtattagAAAAACctaaatgataagtgccacacatGGGGCACAAAGTAATACCGTCCTGACGTTTTTTTAcactaagagcatctctaacagccCCTGTATAGCCGAGAGATCATAGGTTTGACGGATGAATTCTTGTGCCGCCGAACAGAAACCGTATTTGAAAACATAAACTTTAAAAGAAAGCATTCGCGGGTGAAATTGAAGAACACATACTACATGCATAATTTGATCATAGGTACATTTGAAAAGTTATATTACATTGCGATGCCGCCGTACTCTAATCTAGGCAAAATCAGAGCTTACCAAAGCTCTCTGGGTGCAGCGGTGACCCTGCGCCGGCGGCGGTGCTCACTGGTCGGAGGAGGAGGACACAAGGTTGATGTACTTCTTGTCTTGCTCCTCCTGCTCGCGGCGCCATGCAGCTTGCTTCTTGTCGAACTCGCACGCGGTGGCGAGCGCCTGCTCAAAGAGAAGGCCGCTGAGCTCCTCGTCCCACCAGCGAcacgcgtcctcctcctcctgctcgcgTGCAGTGCGCTCGACGAGCGCCGCCTCGAAGGCGTCCGTGCCAGGCCCGCGAGGTAGTCCTCGGGCTGATGACGCCGCGACCGCACGACCACTTCTCCACCGGCTCGATCTTGACGGTGCGGAGCTCCTTCTTCGGCTCGATCTTGACGTCGTGGAGCTAGCCggactctctctctccctcttcaccGGAAGTAGCCCCGCGCCGAAAGAGCTCCCCGCACCGGAGCGCCTCACAGGCCGTACTCCTCCGTCTTGCAGCGGAGGAGGGAGTCCGGCACCGGGAGCCCGTACTTGGTGTAGCGCTTGGCCGCACGCTTGGGCATCACGTCGGAGGTGACGCAACGCCTGCGCTCCGGGTCTTTGCCGCCACCGCGCCGGCCGGAGCTCCACATCGCTGCAAACCGGAGGGCGGGGGTGGTGGATTTCTCACCGGCGAAGAGAAATTGGAGAGGGGAATGGGGAATCACGGCGGCGGGGGGATAGGGTTTTGGTCTATATACTCGCGACGtcaggggtgtgtgtgtgtgttgcgggCCACCGTAAAATTACTTACGGGCCGGGTGACTATACGGGCTCTGGTCTGGCCCAAAAACCGGGCTAAACCCATATGGTCGCCGGAATTTTACAGTTCGCGCGAGTATACGGgtctgttagagatgctctaaagTTGTCACCCAAAAACAAAACAAACCTAAAAAAATTGAAACTTGTCATCCAAAGAGAAAAGTTGCCATGCTTTACAATTAAAGTTGTCATCCTCTTATAactaaacttgccataaaaaaACGTCAAAGCGGAATTGCTTCGTGGCACATATGTGATACTTATCAGGGTCCTAAAAAATTATAAAGTAAAAGAAGAAACAGAGAATAACACAATAAAGTCGTTTTtagaaaagaaagaaaggaaaactgATAGAGCCAGCTGTGCTCGCAGCGTCGAAGCTCCAAAGTTGGGCACATCGCGAGATAGACGATTAACCCTAATCCTAATCGCAAAAAAAAACCTATGCTCATTCGTATTAGAAAAAGTACCATATTCTAGATGAAATGCTCCATCAAAAACACTTAGGCCCTATTCTTCGACGACACCAAATCCTCAATTTTGCTCTTACTCCACTAGTTATCATTGCTTTCTTTCATGATCAAATATTTCAATATTTCCATTCAAGAAATATGCATGACCAACAGGCAGGCGGCTAGGGTAAATTCTCCCCTCCAAGCTTCACAAGTGAGCCCGTAGATTCGCCTTCCCCCTGCTTGCCGCTCCGGCGGGTGGTGGTGGAGAGGGAAATCTCGGTGCCTCTGCTCAGGTTAGTAGTTTAGGCTATGGTTTTTTAGTTCTCACAGGTGCGGTGTTTtttcttcgagtttgtcttccgGGCTTCGATCCTCCTCGGATTCGTCCGTTTGGACGTAGTCGATGGAGCTCCACGATAGATTTCTGCCGTCTTTTTAGGGCAATGAGGTTAGAGTTTCTCATCATGCGGCGACATTTAATGTCAGGTGCTTTAGATCTATGCAAGGGGTTCAACGATGTTGACTGCGCCTTCAGGGtgttggtccttaggggcacgtgcacgatGACTTCTTGGCTGTCATCGACAAAGTCAATCCGGCTCAAATAGGGGAGCGGCATCGGCGGCGCGTTTTTGCGGCAATAGTTATCATTGGATGGTCTCAGAATCTCGCTATAATTTTCGTTATGTCTGAGATGCTTTGTATTTTCGGTGCATTTTTATAATAGATCCGACACTTTTCACAAAAGAAAAAACAGGTAGGAGGTGCTCCTTCCATGGTCATGCCAGGTTTCAAATGCATGCAAATGTGTCTCGATAGAAATATGCGTAGCAAAAGTTTTATCTATCTTCCTATTCAACCCGGATATAGGTATCTCTACTACTATAGTGCAAGAAATTTTGAACTTGTTTTAGCCATCAGTCATGACGTAGAGGCAATTATTAGCCGTTGATTTTTTCGACGGACTGAATCTCTACCGTTTATCACAGTCAACTCAATTGATCCAACGGTTGTAGTCTCCAAGATTCGCTTATGCAGTCGCGCGCCAAAACGAGGCTGGCGAGTTTTTTTTCGAGAGTCATCGAGGCACCGCGGAGCTGCACCTGCAGTTGCACAGCTTGCCTCGTCACGTGATGGTGATGAGAAAAGTTGCCAGCCAAGTATCAAAGATCTTCTCTTGCTGATTTTCGTGCAAGGAAAGGGATGTTATTTGCAGTTTGATCAAGACACCACATGTTTAGCACGTGCCGTATACTAGTATGTTTAGGGACTTTTATGTTGCGTTTGCACATGTGATATACAAGGGGAGAGAAAAAAAAAGACGCCGATAAGTGTTACATGTGTGGGCGTTAGGGGGTCTGCCTATACATTTTGTATGGTGTATAAAAAGAACAGCTCACACATTtatgtgtgggcaaaacaagtaatgctcACACACCTCTTTTTTCCCTCCCGATCCTTCTCACACgtgtgcgtgtgggcgaaatagataacgcccacacgccccgtacgtcaggcctcgtacctcgtggtcccgcacgccccgcgtgaTAGTCACCGCGTGTCCCGTAGTTGCTATGGTTCAGACCCTcatccatgttcgtttaactgtagttgccatgtcgctgaacttcggttgccatgtcggacaactacaattgccatggttgctcaactgcagttaccatgtatggtctggtctactgcagttgccatgatttcaaaactttagaaGTTGTCAcccactaacactaggcagttgccgtgtagcactacaaaaaggcatggcaaaaaacatgttcgggtaaaagagagagttgccgtgtgctcacaagcacgctagggcagttgccatgtaaagagGAAGAgggccatctgcttacgtgcatgctagggcagttgccatggtccagaccctcgtccatgttcgtttaactgtaattgccatgtcgctgaacttcggTCGCTATGTCAGACAACTAcaattgccatggttgctcaactgcagttacCATGTATgatctggtctactgcagttgccatgatttcaaaactttagaagttgccacccactaacacta
This window contains:
- the LOC123132085 gene encoding uncharacterized protein, which codes for MTMISEDGDISALLTEPNLDEEQAVTSGSDDFLPAILESIKSNEKEVELSPEEAAWADSCFVQTSELSDEDWGAMKQALLDSLQEPMEDSRDTTEVMLDQGTHVLSEAESHTLHVEKDTQDDNVDMEQQGNSDDDKDATEVGDGTNVIRGADEHGRQMDGYTADELVSSEVIEQAESRDSIFKVWDLDVSFSEDESELELIKDLKKLLKGKPQDATYPPPGDAAKALSEINIDELVAGLSNLSLQRNQ